The proteins below are encoded in one region of Ricinus communis isolate WT05 ecotype wild-type chromosome 6, ASM1957865v1, whole genome shotgun sequence:
- the LOC8267813 gene encoding uncharacterized RNA-binding protein C1827.05c: MGAKAKKALMKNLRKKAASSAQLSNEKSTADFLPLEGGSGRKLAEQKEVKKSNATVLYIGRIPHGFYEKEMQAYFSQFGTIKKLRIARNKKTGKSKHYGFIEFEDPEVAEVVADCMHNYLLFEHLLQVYLIPPEQVHPKLWKGFNYRYKPLDWVQIERKLQNKDRTLEEHKKLVEKIMKRDKKRQKRIEAAGLDYECPAVVGEIQPAAKRIRFDED; this comes from the exons ATGGGAGCAAAGGCAAAGAAAGCGTTGATGAAGAATTTGAGGAAGAAGGCAGCTTCTTCAGCTCAATTATCTAATGAAAAATCTACTGCTGATTTCTTg CCATTAGAAGGTGGAAGTGGGCGCAAGTTAGCTGAACagaaagaagtaaagaaaagtAATGCAACTGTTTTATACATTGGTAGGATACCTCATGGTTTCTATGAGAAAGAGATGCAAG CTTACTTTTCCCAATTTGGCActattaagaaattgagaattgCTAGGAATAAAAAG ACTGGAAAATCAAAGCATTATGGATTCATTGAATTTGAAGATCCTGAG GTGGCAGAAGTTGTTGCAGATTGTATGCATAACTATCTGTTGTTTGAGCATCTGTTGCAAGTCTATCTTATCCCTCCAGAACAAGTTCATCcaaaatt GTGGAAGGGTTTTAATTATCGCTACAAACCATTGGATTGGGttcaaattgaaagaaaactgCAGAACAAG GATAGAACACTTGAAGAGCACAAGAAATTGGTGGAAAAGATTATGAAGCGAGATAAGAAGCGGCAGAAAAGGATAGAGGCTGCTGGTCTTGATTATGAGTGCCCTGCAGTT GTGGGCGAAATTCAGCCTGCTGCAAAGAGGATCCGGTTTGATGAAGATTAA